The Leguminivora glycinivorella isolate SPB_JAAS2020 chromosome 1, LegGlyc_1.1, whole genome shotgun sequence genome includes a region encoding these proteins:
- the LOC125230589 gene encoding uncharacterized protein LOC125230589, whose translation MGIHCDINLRKPTNGNFVTGGTVSGAARYALDEETVYTKISISINGRGYLEVLNGRKKGEADGLIKDEEKYLKEEIIILDDNNGQGLPIDTYDTQFNFQLPLDIPPTTDFVKTSGSYTVRCKIIYYIEFKFECPDGCQLFSSTISVIPGVNPKISAEPRIYDKQRKLIQLLRDSFVTLKATINNPVVTSCNKADLEYEIFNDTNVNFKCVESKLVEVTSLPKGYINSTFDYELVADINTTGLRSGETQTIDVDIPIPRDVHSIEYSQLIARDYFVKITVYLPLPYRNVTLKVPLQIAGASKEHIMNEDEELITHWKAMNEDGIQLDIHDS comes from the coding sequence ATGGGGATTCACTGTGATATCAATTTACGTAAACCAACCAATGGAAACTTTGTTACTGGAGGCACAGTATCCGGCGCCGCTAGGTACGCTCTAGACGAAGAAACAGTTTACACAAAGATTTCAATTTCTATAAACGGCAGAGGATATCTTGAAGTACTGAATGGTAGAAAGAAAGGCGAAGCAGATGGATTAATAAAAGATgaggaaaaatatttaaaggaaGAGATAATAATTTTGGATGACAATAATGGGCAGGGTTTGCCCATTGATACTTACGATACACAATTCAACTTTCAACTACCACTGGATATACCACCGACTACCGACTTTGTTAAAACTTCTGGCAGTTACACAGTACGATGCaagattatttattatatagaaTTTAAGTTTGAATGCCCTGATGGTTGTCAGCTTTTTAGTTCAACCATTAGCGTTATACCGGGCGTCAATCCAAAAATATCGGCAGAACCAAGGATTTACGATAAGCAAAGGAAACTAATACAATTATTAAGAGACAGTTTTGTAACTCTAAAAGCCACAATTAACAACCCTGTAGTAACGTCTTGCAATAAAGCTGATTTAGAATACGAAATATTTAATGATACTAATGTCAATTTTAAATGCGTTGAAAGCAAATTAGTGGAAGTGACGTCTTTACCAAAAGGATACATTAATTCAACGTTTGATTACGAACTAGTTGCTGATATAAACACGACCGGACTGAGAAGTGGCGAAACTCAAACTATTGATGTAGACATACCCATACCTAGAGACGTCCATTCTATTGAATATTCTCAACTTATTGCTCGAGATTATTTTGTAAAGATAACTGTATATCTGCCACTACCGTATCGTAATGTTACCCTGAAGGTACCACTACAAATAGCAGGTGCCTCTAAAGAACACATAATGAATGAAGATGAGGAGCTCATCACCCATTGGAAAGCGATGAATGAAGATGGCATTCAACTTGATATTCATGATTCGTAA
- the LOC125230572 gene encoding arrestin domain-containing protein 17-like, whose amino-acid sequence MGVSCKIHIRKSQEGIHRAGEPISGILCYAIDEPTEYQTAVLSFVGTAKCSWTQYDLVGKSTYTYIGHDEFLTLHTNILKKRPEQTITLDVGTYEFPFEFLLPTEIPSSFEDGYGDIKYHVRVKFMKPSLFSLTKKYEREITVYGNVNPVTGNESRSYELQKKLFKWFSSIEPIISLKARITKSFLTPGENAHVDVSVVNETDTEISNITTELSCRTTYTGQRFFSTNSKVVEETIRGCTGITPSIPAYKTQKFSCIVPTLPHLYSIQHSKIINKEYFIKVNINLPFPHITATCTIPIAIGEARGGDCSGVLELDDELECYPELEQSISDDPPSYWEVMKEDNSQDEGRSTSKH is encoded by the coding sequence ATGGGAGTTTCAtgtaaaatacatataagaAAGTCACAGGAAGGTATCCATCGAGCCGGTGAACCTATCAGCGGAATACTTTGCTACGCGATCGACGAACCAACAGAGTATCAGACTGCTGTACTATCTTTTGTCGGCACGGCGAAATGCTCATGGACACAATACGACTTGGTGGGTAAATCTACTTACACCTACATCGGTCACGATGAATTCTTAACGCTGCATACAAACATTCTAAAGAAACGACCAGAGCAAACTATAACACTGGACGTAGGGACATATGAATTTCCTTTTGAATTTCTTTTACCTACAGAGATTCCATCCAGCTTCGAAGACGGATATGGTGATATCAAATATCATGTGAGGGTAAAATTTATGAAGCCAAGCCTTTTCAGTCTAACCAAAAAGTATGAGAGAGAGATCACTGTATATGGCAATGTTAACCCTGTTACTGGAAATGAATCACGCTCGTATGAGCTGCAGAAGAAATTGTTTAAATGGTTTTCCTCTATAGAACCTATAATTTCTCTGAAAGCACGGATTACTAAGTCATTCCTCACACCTGGTGAAAATGCTCATGTAGATGTGTCAGTGGTTAATGAGACTGACACAGAAATAAGTAACATTACAACTGAACTTTCATGTAGAACAACTTACACCGGACAACGATTCTTTAGTACTAACTCTAAAGTGGTTGAGGAGACCATACGTGGATGTACAGGTATTACCCCATCAATCCCAgcatacaaaacacaaaaattttcatgtATAGTTCCAACACTGCCACATTTGTATTCTATCCAGCACAGTAAGATTATAAACAAAGAGTACTTTATAAAGGTAAATATTAATTTACCTTTCCCCCATATAACAGCAACTTGTACAATACCAATAGCCATAGGAGAAGCCAGAGGAGGAGACTGCTCAGGTGTTCTGGAATTAGATGATGAATTGGAATGTTACCCGGAACTAGAACAAAGTATTAGCGATGACCCACCATCATACTGGGAAGTGATGAAGGAAGACAACAGTCAAGATGAAGGTAGAAGCACAAGTAAGCATTAG
- the LOC125230582 gene encoding arrestin domain-containing protein 2-like produces MGVSCRIYIQKPREGIHRAGQPINGILSYAIDEPTEYQTAILSLIGTAKCQWTEHKGKHSHVYTGKEAFLTMHLNILNKPSDETITLPVGAYEFRFEFILPYDIPSSFEDKHGNITYQVKAKFEKPSFFSLTRRFEKQIIVYGNVNPTTPVESLTYGLQKKLFKLFSSTDHIVDLKVRISKSFLTPGENTTLDLSLTNDSDTDIPYLTTELCSKTTYIAEGLFSTDNTKIVDKTLEECTTTTPLVLAYKTANFACVVPTPPHIYSIQNCNIISKEFYIRVTINLPFPHRNATSVIPVVIGEGRYGDCSGIVELEDNFVTGLEPSISGPPPSYWEVMNEDKAQDESGQSSKE; encoded by the coding sequence atggGTGTGTCATGTCGGATATATATACAGAAACCTCGCGAAGGTATCCACCGGGCCGGTCAGCCTATAAACGGGATACTTAGCTACGCAATCGACGAGCCAACTGAGTATCAGACAGCAATTCTATCGCTTATCGGCACAGCGAAATGCCAATGGACAGAACACAAAGGTAAACATTCACACGTCTACACCGGTAAAGAAGCATTTTTGACGATGCATTTGAATATACTCAACAAACCATCGGATGAAACGATCACATTGCCAGTTGGGGCGTATGAATTTCGATTCGAGTTTATTTTGCCTTATGATATACCATCCAGCTTTGAAGATAAACACGGCAATATCACATACCAGGTAAAGGCTAAATTTGAGAAGCCTAGTTTTTTCAGTCTTACAAGGAGATTTGAAAAACAAATTATTGTATATGGAAATGTTAACCCCACAACACCAGTAGAATCACTCACTTATGGGCTCCAAAAGAAactgtttaaattattttcgtctACTGATCATATTGTGGATTTGAAAGTTCGGATTTCAAAGAGTTTTTTAACACCGGGTGAGAATACTACTTTGGACTTGTCTCTGACTAATGACAGCGACACAGACATACCTTACCTGACAACAGAACTTTGTAGCAAGACTACTTACATAGCAGAAGGGCTGTTCAGTACTGATAATACAAAAATTGTTGATAAAACACTAGAAGAGTGTACCACTACCACCCCACTGGTTTTAGCATACAAAACTGCAAACTTTGCATGTGTTGTTCCAACACCACCACACATATATTCAATACAGAATTGTAACATAATAAGCAAGGAGTTCTATATCCGAGTGACTATCAATTTGCCATTTCCACATAGAAATGCAACATCTGTTATACCAGTGGTTATTGGTGAGGGTCGTTATGGAGATTGTTCTGGGATTGTAGAACTAGAAGACAATTTTGTAACTGGCCTAGAACCTAGCATAAGTGGGCCTCCACCATCATATTGGGAAGTGATGAATGAAGACAAGGCTCAAGATGAAAGTGGACAGTCAAGTAAGGAATAA